A single Nicotiana tabacum cultivar K326 chromosome 5, ASM71507v2, whole genome shotgun sequence DNA region contains:
- the LOC107815529 gene encoding uncharacterized protein LOC107815529 has translation MKTSDGNNDNFPSPPGQLSPLQIPKLESSSIQGQLNSPPRPPAPPIDGLPSPLLSPSSSRNSMHKSHLLSPTTITTTTTTLHSVPSSPNIPVHGPHSPAQLSSSSRMPMPGSPSLPPCKTPLCHQSSMMQPPPYGYPPQRMPPPFPYFSSPFPHDQFHPFYLPTSPGNNNVFNGQVYSQPWSTGLFDCFQDLKNCFITCLCPCVTFGQVDEIVSEGQMAWWESALMFGILESVCFSQASCVIAWYHRAQFRKKYNLIGNLLSEFLITLCCTRLVLCQNYRQLNKLGYDVALGWKANKKKQRRIASQTAARFVPPVVNPGMFR, from the exons ATGAAAACATCAGATGGTAATAATGACAATTTTCCATCTCCCCCTGGTCAATTATCACCATTACAAATTCCAAAACTTGAATCTTCTTCAATTCAAGGACAACTTAATTCTCCACCACGACCACCGGCTCCGCCAATTGATGGACTTCCTTCACCATTATTATCGCCATCATCGTCACGAAATTCCATGCATAAGTCACATTTATTGtcaccaacaacaataacaacgacaACAACTACGCTCCATTCAGTGCCATCATCACCAAATATTCCCGTTCATGGACCTCACTCGCCAGCGCAATTATCATCGTCGTCACGGATGCCAATGCCTGGATCTCCATCATTACCACCATGTAAAACACCGTTATGTCACCAATCTTCCATGATGCAACCACCTCCATATGGTTACCCACCCCAACGGATGCCACCAccatttccatatttttcttccCCCTTTCCTCATGACCAATTTCATCCATTTTATTTGCCAACGTCCCCCGGAAATAATAATGTCTTTAATGGTCAAGTTTACAGTCAGCCCTGGTCCACAGGCCTTTTTGATTGTTTTCAAGACCTCAAGAACT gttttattacatgtttatGTCCCTGCGTTACTTTTGGGCAAGTGGATGAGATTGTATCTGAAGGGCAAATGG CTTGGTGGGAAAGTGCACTGATGTTTGGAATACTGGAATCGGTTTGCTTCAGTCAAGCATCATGCGTTATTGCATGGTATCATCGTGCGCAATTCAGGAAAAAATACAATTTGATTGGTAATCTCCTTAGTGAATTTTTAATTACTCTCTGTTGCACGAGATTGGTCCTCTGTCAGAATTACCGACAGCTTAACAAACTCGGCTATGATGTAGCCCTAG GATGGAAAGCAAAtaagaagaaacaaagaagaatagcaagccAAACGGCAGCACGATTTGTTCCACCAGTGGTTAATCCAGGGATGTTTAGATGA